The Thermoanaerobaculales bacterium genome contains a region encoding:
- the epmB gene encoding EF-P beta-lysylation protein EpmB, whose amino-acid sequence MEIGDVQPWPAGGWQRLLTEAITRADELIEAVGVDPAVAGGPSAAAAERQFGVRVPRGFTKRIRAADPVDPVLRQLLPVAAEIERVHGFTDDPVGERAAGPAGGILQKYHGRALLVVTPACAVHCRYCFRRHFPYGDHALTGRRWADALDRIAADPTLSEIILSGGDPLTVPDDRLARLVDGITAIPHVRRLRIHTRLPVVLPERVDEALAEWLARTRVPVVVVVHANHAAEIDADVRRALAVLRRCGATLLNQSVLLAGVNDSVDALCELGERLFEAGALPYYLHLLDRVRGAAHFEVPEAEALRLIAGVRERMPGYLVPRLVREVAGAPSKVAVELRDEG is encoded by the coding sequence GTGGAGATCGGCGACGTCCAACCCTGGCCGGCGGGTGGGTGGCAACGGCTCCTCACCGAGGCCATTACCCGCGCCGACGAGCTGATCGAGGCCGTCGGCGTTGATCCGGCCGTGGCCGGCGGTCCGTCCGCGGCGGCCGCCGAGCGCCAGTTCGGCGTCAGGGTACCACGGGGATTCACAAAGCGCATCCGGGCGGCCGACCCCGTCGATCCGGTCCTCCGCCAGCTGCTCCCGGTCGCCGCCGAGATCGAACGGGTGCACGGCTTCACCGACGACCCGGTCGGCGAGCGCGCCGCCGGGCCGGCAGGAGGGATCCTCCAGAAGTACCACGGTCGCGCCCTGCTGGTGGTCACGCCGGCCTGCGCCGTCCACTGCCGCTACTGCTTCAGACGGCACTTCCCCTACGGCGACCACGCCCTCACCGGGCGGCGATGGGCGGACGCGCTCGACCGGATCGCCGCCGACCCCACGCTCTCCGAGATCATCCTGTCGGGCGGCGATCCGCTGACGGTGCCAGACGACCGGCTGGCGCGACTCGTCGACGGGATCACCGCGATTCCCCACGTCCGGCGGCTGCGGATCCACACCCGGCTGCCGGTGGTGCTTCCCGAACGGGTCGACGAGGCCCTCGCCGAGTGGCTCGCCCGCACCCGCGTGCCGGTGGTGGTCGTGGTCCACGCCAACCACGCGGCCGAGATCGATGCCGACGTCCGGCGCGCGCTGGCGGTGCTGCGCCGCTGCGGGGCCACCCTGCTCAACCAGTCGGTGCTGCTCGCCGGGGTCAACGACTCGGTCGACGCGCTGTGCGAACTCGGCGAGCGGCTGTTCGAGGCCGGCGCGCTGCCCTACTACCTCCACCTGCTCGACCGGGTGCGGGGCGCCGCCCACTTCGAGGTGCCCGAGGCCGAGGCGCTGCGGCTGATCGCCGGGGTGCGCGAGCGGATGCCCGGCTACCTGGTGCCGCGCCTCGTGCGCGAGGTTGCCGGCGCGCCCTCCAAGGTCGCGGTCGAGCTGCGGGACGAGGGGTAG
- a CDS encoding arginine deiminase family protein, with the protein MNRRFGCQTMHETLRSVLVRPPDATFGDADPSRWHYTAQPDRAAALDEHAALVEILRRSGAEVLVHDRPLADHADALFVHDPALVTDAGAIILRMGKLLRRGEEEAMAAALEARGVPVLARLAEPALAEGGDLLWLDRSTLAAGLGYRTNAEGLRQLAAILGPLGVTVVPVPLPHGGGREACLHLMSLISVLDRDLAVVYLPLLPVPFVQLLAERGFRMVEVPGAELPTMGPNVLALGPRRCLALRGNPITRSRLEEAGCEVQTYRGDELSLKAEGGPTCLTRPIWRAEPLGPHPPRI; encoded by the coding sequence GTGAACCGGCGCTTCGGCTGCCAGACCATGCACGAGACCCTGCGCTCGGTGCTCGTGCGGCCACCTGACGCGACCTTCGGCGATGCCGACCCCAGCCGCTGGCACTACACCGCGCAACCGGACCGCGCGGCGGCGCTCGACGAGCACGCGGCCCTGGTCGAGATCCTGCGCCGCAGCGGCGCCGAGGTCCTCGTTCACGACCGGCCGCTGGCGGACCACGCCGACGCCCTGTTCGTCCACGACCCGGCGCTGGTCACCGACGCCGGCGCGATCATCCTGCGCATGGGCAAGCTCCTGCGCCGCGGCGAGGAGGAGGCAATGGCCGCCGCGCTCGAGGCGCGCGGCGTGCCGGTCCTCGCCCGCCTTGCCGAGCCCGCGCTCGCGGAGGGCGGCGACCTGCTCTGGCTCGACCGCTCGACCCTCGCCGCCGGCCTCGGCTACCGCACCAACGCCGAGGGCCTGCGCCAGCTCGCTGCGATCCTCGGACCGCTGGGCGTGACGGTCGTGCCGGTGCCGCTGCCCCACGGCGGCGGCCGCGAGGCCTGCCTGCACCTGATGTCGCTGATCTCGGTCCTCGACCGCGACCTCGCGGTGGTCTACCTGCCGCTGCTGCCGGTGCCCTTCGTCCAGCTGCTCGCCGAGCGCGGCTTCCGGATGGTGGAGGTGCCGGGCGCCGAGCTCCCGACGATGGGCCCCAACGTGCTCGCGCTCGGCCCGCGCCGCTGCCTCGCCCTGCGCGGCAACCCGATCACGAGAAGCCGCCTCGAGGAGGCGGGCTGCGAGGTTCAGACCTACCGCGGCGACGAGCTGTCGCTCAAGGCCGAGGGCGGGCCGACCTGTCTCACGAGGCCGATCTGGCGAGCGGAACCACTTGGTCCCCACCCACCCAGGATCTAG